In Actinoplanes sp. NBC_00393, a single genomic region encodes these proteins:
- the fxsT gene encoding FxSxx-COOH system tetratricopeptide repeat protein yields MTSTSPAGQIVTFYSFKGGVGRTMALANIAWILASTGRRVLTVDWDLESPGLHRYFSPFLADRDLRHSPGVMDAIQQFADVVTRPGDRTLSVDEVRDLARVRRYATSLERYEFPGGGSIDFMPAGQQKPEYSRIVSMFNWDDFYTRLNGDEFLLALADDMRDNYDITLVDSRTGLSDNAGICTVILPDTVVNCFTYNNQSIDGAVAVARSIRTDPGRLRDVRIFPVPTRVEDGEAAKLDRRRSLAQQRFAEYVAALKYTDPSKYWGQVEVPYKVFYAYEETLATLGDPPKQQNTLLAAYERLASELVGEKITFAGVPEPVRRGWLTEFEQRGSANAGTVLVGYIPRERVWAEWIAHQLRLVGQRSILQDLSSTQAAIAALDEVERSVVILSAESTRSPALRVWWDEAVARDVPGQGRFLVPVRLDGTRLPEPYDRRDPVDVSNVSDHHARDALLSRLDLRDAVRVAESLGGGPSPRFPYNPARVWRVPARNATFVGRDPTLEELRERLASSTAFSGPAVLQGIGGVGKTQIAAEYLHRFAADYDIVWWISAEQPALVLTAMADLARELDLPVADRADRADQQLSAVLEALRLGRPSSRWIIVFDNNDDPEQLKPFIPVGGGDVIITTPGQEWSRVAWTLDVNVFDRSESIALLTNRVEGLPEVEAHEIAGKLGDLPLAVEQAASWLSTTAMSARNYLELLDEQLPRILDQPPPPGYRHPAAETWRLSQARLRQSNPAAALLAEICAFLAPEPIPVRLLGSPGMVSVLAQSNPQLRDPLLRGSLVREITRFGLARVDPAANALRMHRLVQAVLRSSLPEYDRVQRQGQVHVILAAEQRGNPDDPNNWSVYQSLLAHSEPAAALESTDTEVHNLVIDLVRYLRYRGDLSGAQRLGERAAKTWEGLMGQNAEAVLRMHGELGNVLNARGQYQEALGLLEDAYDRMLKAPTLGESHPYTLVALNAISAALTGLGQYQRARDLADQAHIRWAAIMGASHERTLMALNNLGLTLRFVGDYAAALNNDQELVSRSEKTFGRRHPFALQHRVHHGRDMREMGDLGRSEAALEQVLKESREALGEAHPNTCSAARNQSVTLRRLGRAKDGVDLVRQAQAHSEKNRGPRHPDTLACALEDACLRSALGDHAQARSRTEEIIKIYREVLGDLHPFTLAAINDLAVFMLRSRDYRPALDALTETVARMVDVLGADHPNTLTCQLNLSTARFGVGEIQEALSLDEACYERLRARFTDDHPTVLAAAANLATSRTATGDRDGGRALREAALRRATDKLGAAHPNVVAIRDETRITLDIDPADT; encoded by the coding sequence ATGACATCGACGTCTCCAGCTGGCCAGATCGTCACCTTCTACTCGTTCAAGGGGGGCGTCGGTCGGACCATGGCGCTGGCCAACATCGCCTGGATCCTGGCCAGCACCGGGCGCCGCGTCCTGACGGTGGACTGGGATCTGGAGTCTCCCGGGCTGCACCGCTACTTTTCGCCGTTTCTTGCCGATCGCGACCTGCGGCATTCCCCGGGCGTCATGGACGCCATCCAGCAGTTCGCCGACGTGGTCACTCGACCCGGTGACAGGACGCTGAGCGTCGACGAGGTCCGGGATCTCGCCCGGGTCCGCCGATATGCGACTTCCCTCGAGCGGTACGAGTTTCCCGGTGGCGGCTCCATCGACTTCATGCCGGCGGGCCAGCAGAAGCCGGAGTACTCGCGCATCGTCAGCATGTTCAACTGGGACGATTTCTACACCCGGCTCAACGGCGACGAATTCCTCCTGGCGCTCGCCGACGACATGCGGGACAACTACGACATCACGCTGGTGGACAGCCGGACCGGCCTGAGCGACAACGCCGGCATCTGTACGGTCATCCTGCCCGACACGGTGGTCAACTGCTTCACCTACAACAATCAGTCCATCGACGGGGCTGTGGCCGTCGCCAGGTCGATCCGGACCGATCCTGGACGCCTCCGGGACGTGCGGATCTTCCCCGTTCCGACCAGGGTGGAGGATGGCGAGGCGGCCAAGTTGGACCGGCGGCGCAGTCTCGCGCAGCAGCGGTTCGCCGAGTACGTGGCGGCGCTCAAGTACACCGATCCGAGTAAGTACTGGGGTCAGGTCGAGGTGCCGTACAAGGTGTTCTATGCGTACGAGGAGACGCTCGCGACCCTGGGCGACCCGCCGAAGCAGCAGAACACCTTGCTTGCGGCGTATGAGCGGCTGGCGAGCGAGCTGGTCGGCGAGAAGATCACCTTCGCCGGCGTGCCGGAGCCGGTCCGCCGCGGCTGGCTCACCGAGTTCGAGCAGCGCGGCTCCGCCAATGCCGGCACAGTCCTGGTGGGGTACATCCCACGGGAACGGGTCTGGGCCGAGTGGATCGCCCACCAGTTGCGGTTGGTGGGGCAGCGCAGCATTCTGCAGGACCTGAGCAGTACACAGGCGGCCATCGCCGCCCTGGACGAGGTGGAACGCTCAGTGGTGATCCTGTCCGCCGAGTCCACTCGATCGCCGGCCTTGCGTGTCTGGTGGGACGAGGCTGTCGCCCGGGATGTGCCGGGTCAGGGGCGGTTCTTGGTCCCGGTGCGGCTGGACGGAACCCGTTTGCCGGAGCCGTACGACCGCCGGGACCCGGTGGACGTATCCAACGTGTCCGATCATCACGCCCGTGACGCACTGCTCTCCCGGCTGGACCTGCGCGATGCAGTACGTGTGGCGGAGTCCCTGGGTGGTGGCCCCAGCCCTCGATTTCCGTACAATCCGGCCCGCGTCTGGCGAGTTCCGGCTCGCAACGCGACCTTCGTCGGTCGCGACCCGACGCTGGAAGAGCTGCGAGAGCGTCTCGCCTCCAGTACGGCGTTCTCCGGCCCGGCGGTGTTGCAGGGCATCGGCGGGGTGGGCAAGACGCAGATCGCCGCTGAGTACCTGCACCGGTTCGCGGCGGACTACGACATCGTCTGGTGGATCTCCGCGGAACAGCCGGCCCTGGTTCTCACCGCGATGGCCGACCTCGCCCGCGAACTCGACCTGCCCGTCGCCGATCGCGCCGATCGTGCTGATCAGCAGTTGTCCGCGGTGCTGGAGGCGCTGCGACTAGGTCGGCCTTCGAGCCGCTGGATCATCGTCTTCGACAATAACGACGACCCCGAACAGTTGAAGCCGTTCATCCCCGTGGGCGGTGGGGATGTGATCATCACCACACCTGGGCAGGAATGGTCACGGGTGGCCTGGACTCTGGACGTCAACGTCTTCGATCGGTCGGAGAGCATCGCGCTTTTGACCAACCGGGTTGAAGGCCTGCCGGAGGTTGAAGCTCACGAGATCGCCGGCAAGCTCGGCGATCTACCCCTGGCGGTCGAACAGGCGGCGTCGTGGCTTTCCACCACCGCGATGAGCGCCCGCAACTACCTGGAACTTCTCGACGAGCAGCTGCCCCGCATCCTGGATCAGCCGCCGCCGCCTGGTTACCGTCACCCCGCGGCCGAGACGTGGCGGCTCTCGCAGGCCCGATTGCGGCAATCGAACCCGGCGGCCGCGCTTCTGGCCGAAATCTGTGCTTTCCTCGCGCCGGAGCCGATTCCCGTCAGACTGCTCGGCAGCCCTGGTATGGTGAGCGTCCTCGCGCAGAGCAACCCGCAGCTCAGAGATCCGTTGCTGCGGGGCTCTCTTGTGCGCGAAATTACCCGCTTCGGCCTCGCCCGGGTGGACCCAGCAGCCAACGCATTGCGCATGCACCGCCTGGTCCAGGCGGTCTTGCGGAGCAGTTTGCCCGAGTATGATCGGGTTCAACGACAAGGGCAGGTGCACGTGATCTTGGCGGCTGAGCAGCGCGGAAACCCCGACGACCCGAACAACTGGTCGGTGTATCAGTCGCTGCTCGCGCACAGTGAGCCTGCTGCAGCGCTGGAGTCGACCGACACCGAGGTCCACAACCTCGTCATCGACCTGGTCCGCTACCTGCGCTATCGCGGTGACCTCAGTGGCGCGCAGCGCTTGGGTGAGCGGGCGGCCAAGACCTGGGAAGGTCTGATGGGCCAGAACGCCGAGGCGGTGCTTCGCATGCACGGCGAACTCGGCAACGTCCTCAACGCTCGCGGGCAGTATCAAGAGGCTTTGGGTCTCCTCGAGGACGCGTACGACCGGATGTTGAAGGCGCCGACGCTGGGCGAGTCGCATCCGTACACCCTGGTCGCTCTGAATGCCATCAGCGCTGCCTTGACCGGCCTCGGCCAGTATCAACGCGCGCGAGACCTGGCCGACCAGGCTCATATCCGCTGGGCGGCGATCATGGGCGCCAGCCATGAGCGGACCCTGATGGCGCTCAACAACCTCGGGTTGACATTACGATTCGTGGGCGATTACGCCGCTGCGCTTAACAACGATCAGGAATTGGTTTCGCGCAGCGAGAAAACGTTCGGTCGCCGGCATCCGTTCGCGCTTCAGCACCGGGTGCACCACGGTCGGGACATGCGCGAGATGGGTGATCTCGGGCGGTCGGAGGCGGCGCTGGAGCAGGTTCTCAAAGAGAGCCGTGAAGCGCTGGGCGAAGCGCACCCGAACACCTGCTCCGCGGCGCGTAACCAATCCGTCACCCTTCGTCGACTGGGTCGCGCCAAAGACGGTGTGGATCTTGTCAGGCAGGCACAGGCCCACAGCGAGAAGAATCGCGGGCCCCGCCACCCCGACACTCTCGCGTGTGCGCTGGAGGACGCCTGCCTCCGTTCGGCGCTGGGCGACCATGCGCAGGCTCGCTCGCGGACTGAAGAAATCATCAAGATCTACCGCGAAGTTCTCGGCGACCTGCACCCGTTCACGCTTGCCGCGATCAACGATCTTGCGGTCTTCATGCTGCGCTCCCGGGACTATCGGCCGGCGCTCGACGCGCTGACCGAGACCGTCGCTCGAATGGTGGACGTGCTCGGTGCCGACCATCCGAACACCTTGACCTGCCAGCTCAACCTCTCCACGGCGCGGTTCGGGGTGGGTGAGATCCAGGAGGCCCTCAGCCTGGATGAGGCTTGTTACGAACGGCTCCGTGCCCGGTTCACTGACGACCACCCCACGGTGTTGGCCGCGGCCGCCAACCTCGCCACCAGCCGGACGGCGACGGGCGACCGTGACGGTGGGCGGGCGCTTCGGGAGGCAGCGCTCCGGCGGGCCACTGACAAGCTGGGTGCGGCTCACCCGAATGTGGTGGCTATCCGGGATGAAACTCGCATCACCTTGGATATCGATCCTGCAGACACATGA